One stretch of Prunus persica cultivar Lovell chromosome G1, Prunus_persica_NCBIv2, whole genome shotgun sequence DNA includes these proteins:
- the LOC18788358 gene encoding malate dehydrogenase: protein MAKGPVRVLVTGAAGQIGYALVPMIARGVMLGADQPVILHLLDIPPAAEALNGVKMELVDAAFPLLKGVVATTDVVEACTGVNIAVMVGGFPRKEGMERKDVMSKNVSIYKSQASALEKHAAANCKVLVVANPANTNALILKEFAPSIPEKNITCLTRLDHNRALGQVSERLNVQVSDVKNVIIWGNHSSSQYPDVNHATVKTPSGEKAVRELVADDAWLTGEFITTVQQRGAAIIKARKLSSALSAASSACDHIRDWVLGTPEGTWVSMGVYSDGSYNVPSGLIYSFPVTCQNGEWKIVQGLSIDEFSRKKLDATADELSEEKALAYSCLS, encoded by the exons ATGGCGAAAGGACCAGTTCGCGTCCTTGTTACTGGAGCCGCAG GACAAATTGGATATGCGCTTGTACCAATGATCGCAAGGGGAGTGATGCTGGGAGCTGACCAGCCGGTGATTCTTCACCTGCTTGATATCCCACCAGCTGCTGAGGCTTTGAATGGTGTCAAGATGGAGTTGGTCGATGCTGCTTTCCCTCTTCTTAAAG GTGTTGTTGCTACAACTGATGTTGTGGAGGCATGCACTGGAGTCAACATTGCCGTTATGGTTGGTGGCTTCCCAAGGAAGGAAGGCATGGAAAGAAAAGATGTCATGTCAAAGAACGTTTCTATTTACAAGTCACAAGCTTCTGCTCTGGAGAAGCACGCAGCTGCTAACTGCAAG GTTTTGGTTGTTGCTAATCCTGCAAACACCAATGCACTGATCTTGAAGGAATTTGCACCATCAATTCCTGAGAAAAACATAACCTGTTTGACTAGACTGGATCATAACAGGGCTTTGGGCCAGGTTTCAGAGAGATTGAACGTTCAAGTTTCTGATGTTAAAAATGTTATTATCTGGGGAAACCACTCATCATCACAGTATCCTGATGTCAACCATGCAACTGTCAAGACACCTTCTGGAGAGAAAGCTGTTCGTGAGCTTGTTGCTGATGATGCATG GTTGACCGGAGAATTCATTACCACTGTTCAACAACGTGGTGCTGCAATCATCAAGGCTCGTAAGCTGTCCAGTGCATTATCTGCTGCTAGCTCTGCTTGTGATCACATTCGTGATTGGGTACTTGGAACCCCCGAG GGCACCTGGGTTTCCATGGGTGTGTACTCTGATGGCTCATACAATGTTCCTTCTGGTCTCATTTACTCATTCCCAGTCACTTGCCAAAATGGGGAGTGGAAGATTGTTCAAG GGCTCTCTATTGACGAATTCTCTAGGAAGAAGTTGGACGCAACCGCAGACGAGCTCAGTGAGGAAAAGGCTTTGGCATACTCTTGCCTCTCTTGA